A single genomic interval of Burkholderia sp. HI2500 harbors:
- a CDS encoding Tautomerase enzyme codes for MPITLTVSEGVFTPDDEGAVFAELTDALLDVEGLTGNAFLAPNVVGTLNVLPRHRTFVHGRAEPAAFVELKLPAVALAAPERQRQFVERATAIVLRRAGGRLTPAQVWVNVVHAVDGGWGIAGRRYDNASLVDSIQSAAAAL; via the coding sequence ATGCCGATTACGCTGACAGTATCCGAAGGGGTTTTCACGCCGGACGACGAGGGGGCGGTGTTTGCCGAGTTGACCGATGCGCTGCTGGACGTCGAGGGGCTTACCGGGAATGCGTTCCTGGCGCCGAACGTGGTGGGCACGCTCAACGTGCTGCCGCGACACCGGACCTTCGTGCATGGGCGCGCGGAGCCTGCCGCGTTCGTCGAGCTGAAGTTGCCCGCCGTGGCGCTCGCGGCGCCTGAGCGGCAGCGGCAATTCGTCGAACGGGCGACCGCGATCGTGCTGCGCCGGGCAGGCGGGCGGCTGACGCCTGCGCAGGTGTGGGTGAATGTCGTCCATGCGGTCGACGGTGGATGGGGCATTGCCGGACGACGCTACGACAACGCGTCGCTCGTCGATTCGATCCAGAGCGCGGCTGCTGCGCTCTGA
- a CDS encoding AbrB/MazE/SpoVT family DNA-binding domain-containing protein has product MTTATITSKGQVTIPVDVRNRLGLRSGDRIEFSYNETTGRYEVYPATRSLASLKGIVRKPSKPVSLEEMNRAIAEQGASAR; this is encoded by the coding sequence ATGACCACTGCAACCATCACTTCGAAGGGCCAAGTCACGATTCCCGTCGACGTGCGGAATCGGCTTGGCTTGCGGTCCGGCGACCGGATCGAATTCAGCTACAACGAGACCACGGGCCGGTACGAGGTCTATCCAGCCACACGCTCGCTCGCGTCGCTCAAGGGCATCGTGAGGAAGCCCTCGAAACCGGTGTCGCTCGAAGAGATGAACCGGGCCATCGCCGAGCAGGGAGCATCCGCGCGATGA
- a CDS encoding LysR family transcriptional regulator, which produces MLTSDHIDMLLTVIDKGSFSAAARALGRTPSAISMAIANLEAELDLVLFDRGTREPTPTAAMAALLPDARSIAERLHALRAHAQHLSEGVEDTLRLGLAAELDGAPVAHALTAVAAKYPALAISIVTAPQDVIIDALHRGAVDLCVAYGGLDLHPQEQIHALWTETLVAVAAPSHPAIAECAQPEAIERLSGFRQIVIADPERPLTDVRPVIGNRTWKVTDMATAIALVKAGHGWANLPESMIGRYVADGELAPLVFANIRNGLPLPVYLRRPKHTGLGKAASELVRALRVAGDEN; this is translated from the coding sequence ATGCTGACCAGCGACCACATCGACATGCTGCTGACCGTCATCGACAAAGGCTCGTTTTCCGCGGCCGCGCGGGCGCTCGGCCGCACGCCGTCGGCGATCAGCATGGCGATCGCGAACCTCGAGGCCGAGCTCGACCTCGTGCTGTTCGACCGCGGCACGCGCGAACCGACGCCGACCGCCGCGATGGCGGCGCTGCTGCCCGACGCGCGCTCGATCGCCGAGCGGCTGCACGCGCTGCGTGCGCATGCGCAGCACCTGTCGGAAGGCGTCGAGGATACGTTGCGGCTCGGCCTCGCGGCCGAACTCGACGGCGCGCCGGTCGCCCACGCGCTGACGGCCGTCGCCGCGAAATACCCGGCGCTCGCGATCAGCATCGTCACGGCGCCGCAGGACGTGATCATCGATGCGCTGCATCGCGGCGCCGTCGATCTCTGTGTCGCGTATGGCGGGCTCGACCTGCATCCGCAGGAGCAGATCCACGCGCTGTGGACCGAGACGCTCGTCGCGGTCGCCGCGCCGAGCCATCCGGCGATCGCCGAATGCGCGCAACCGGAAGCGATCGAGCGGTTGTCGGGCTTCAGGCAGATCGTGATCGCCGATCCCGAACGGCCGCTCACCGACGTGCGGCCGGTGATCGGCAACCGCACGTGGAAGGTGACCGACATGGCCACCGCGATCGCGCTCGTGAAGGCCGGGCATGGCTGGGCGAATTTGCCTGAATCCATGATCGGCCGATACGTCGCCGACGGCGAACTCGCGCCGCTCGTGTTCGCGAACATCCGCAACGGGTTGCCGCTGCCCGTGTACCTGCGGCGGCCGAAGCATACGGGGCTCGGCAAGGCGGCGAGCGAACTGGTTCGCGCGCTGCGGGTGGCGGGTGACGAAAATTAG